In the Colletotrichum higginsianum IMI 349063 chromosome 7 map unlocalized unitig_7, whole genome shotgun sequence genome, one interval contains:
- a CDS encoding Actin-related protein 2/3 complex subunit 3 — protein sequence MNHVIIVANSATRPMAWMGLQCPCDPCGAQDPVLPESSALFTVVTLGQLLRHNPAPARQEAEARAEAGASGAEAQGRPHSMLEVRGERWTSVSSESSPTIRRLLPIRSSTLDLSRFDSHCAASAHSPHTGFILYQTNSLVEKLIKMPAYNSMFNADPNVPRLIGNFPLLPLRTKTRGPAYTLPFPNPPLPANESPDPDSESYDILDEVLALFRANTFFRNFELQGPADRLLVYGIWFVSDCLTKIKPNAGVRDASKDVMNVALDTNFAIPGDPAWPLNQMYEPPRDRQDAEQLRQYMSQVRQELATRLLARVYDEDGDGKPSKWWLSFTKRKFMGKAL from the exons ATGAACCATGTCATCATCGTTGCCAACTCTGCAACCCGGCCTATGGCCTGGATGGGTCTGCAATGCCCGTGTGACCCATGTGGCGCCCAAGACCCAGTGCTGCCTGAGTCGTCAGCGCTGTTCACAGTGGTGACTCTGGGCCAGCTGCTGCGCCACAATCCTGCCCCCGCAAGACAAGAGGCTGAGGCTAGAGCTGAGGCTGGAGCATCAGGTGCTGAAGCCCAAGGTCGTCCCCACTCGATGTTAGAGGTGAGAGGTGAGAGGTGGACGTCAGTCAGCTCAGAGTCGAGCCCCACCATCCGCCGCCTGCTTCCTATCCGCAGCAGCACGCTTGACCTCTCCCGATTCGACTCCCATTGCGCGGCCAGTGCTCATTCCCCTCACACCGGCTTCATACTCTACCAGACCAATTCCTtggtcgagaagctcatcAAAATGCCG GCCTACAACTCCATGTTCAATGCCGATCCCAACGTCCCCCGATTAATAGGCAACTTCCCTCTTCTGCCGTTGCGCACAAAGACCCGCGGCCCTGCATAcaccctccccttccccaaTCCGCCTTTGCCAGCCAACGAGTCCCCCGATCCCGACAGCGAGAGCTacgacatcctcgacgaggtcctcgccctcttccgcGCCAACACCTTCTTCCGCAACTTTGAGCTCCAGGGTCCCGCCGATCGCCTGCTGGTCTACGGCATCTGGTTCGTCAGCGACTGCTTGACCAAGATCAAGCccaacgccggcgtccgCGATGCCTCCAAGGATGTCATGAACGTCGCCCTTGACACCAACTTTGCCATTCCTGGCGACCCGGCATGGCCATTGAACCAG ATGTACGAGCCTCCCCGTGATCGACAGGATGCTGAGCAGCTCCGACAGTACATGTCCCAGGTCCGTCAGGAGTTAGCGACGCGGTTATTGGCACGCGTGtacgacgaggatggcgacggaAAGCCGAGCAAGTGGTGGCTGAGCTTTACCAAGAGAAAGTTCATGGGCAAGGCGTTGTGA
- a CDS encoding Hydroxyneurosporene synthase — protein sequence MHFSTSGVGIFCAVWAQGQLASAVATQSYIPFKLINSSTIAEITSQPGNLDGPKLKPGVNETSFDWWYFDVVSTTSKNESLTIVFYNSGPSSLGNPGGPLSIQVTGVFANGTAFGTIADATCGATMKNDEDGISSVWNGAGASFTGTSLDQRGVEYTVAIDNPTIGINGTLTLKSVSLPHYPCDLNKPGVSQQIIPDVFWSNAVPDAVATADFAIAGSPLRFTGNGYHDKNWAATIFSDTFNTWYWGHARLGPYSLVWFDVVTKDGREHFSSWITKDGELFTQSCQPNSVVVRPWGQNSEFPPTPKMPAPSGYMIQYDLGGGKAFVANFTSENIQLSTNTYKRMTGPIVGGVEGHEQYSGRSLCEQFQYQ from the exons ATGCACTTCTCAACATCAGGCGTTGGCATATTCTGCGCCGTCTGGGCACAGGGGCAGTTAGCGAGTGCTGTAGCCACGCAGTCTTACATACCCTTCAAGTTGATCAACAGCAGCACGATCGCCGAGATCACATCTCAACCGGGTAACCTTGATGGCCCAAAATTGAAGCCTGGCGTTAACGAAACGTCGTTCGACTG GTGGTACTTTGATGTCGTCTCTACAACCTCAAAGAACGAGTCACTCACTATCGTCTTCTACAACTCTGGCCCCTCAAGCCTTGGCAACCCTGGTGGCCCTTTAAGCATCCAGGTCACGGGCGTGTTCGCCAACGGTACCGCGTTTGGGACCATTGCCGATGCGACCTGTGgggcgacgatgaagaacgacgaggacggcatctCATCGGTCTGGAATGGCGCCGGTGCCTCATTTACGGGAACCAGCCTGGATCAACGCGGCGTTGAGTACACAGTCGCCATTGACAACCCGACCATTGGTATAAACGGCACACTCACCCTCAAATCA GTGTCGCTTCCTCACTACCCCTGCGACCTCAATAAGCCCGGCGTGTCTCAGCAGATCATTCCTGATGTTTTTTGGTCTAACGCCGTCCCTGATGCTGTCGCAACTGCAGATTTCGCTATCGCAGGGTCTCCCCTCCGCTTCACGGGTAACGGTTACCATGACAAGAACTGGGCGGCCACAATCTTCAGCGACACGTTTAACACCTGGTACTGGGGCCATGCCCGACTGGGCCCTTACTCCCTCGTGTGGTTCGACGTCGTGACAAAAGACGGAAGGGAGCACTTTTCGTCATGGATCACCAAAGATGGAGAGCTTTTTACCCAGAGTTGCCAGCCAAATTCGGTCGTGGTGAGGCCGTGGGGACAAAACAGCGAGTTTCCCCCAACGCCCAAGATGCCTGCACCGTCGGGCTACATGATCCAATACGACCTCGGCGGGGGAAAGGCGTTCGTTGCCAACTTTACCAGCGAGAACATTCAGCTGTCGACTAATACTTATAAGAGGATGACTGGGCCGattgtcggcggcgtcgaaggaCACGAGCAGTACAGCGGCCGGTCGCTCTGCGAGCAGTTTCAATACCAGTAG
- a CDS encoding Negative acting factor yields MVNTGHPSRACKLCRARRIKCDETKPFCLKCAKSKRVCPGYRDAFEINLRDETQSTIRKAKSAALRKAIREGRAAEQDEEGEGHTQAKVMEWTPPAAPPPRQQRVNIIPVTSDDDWLDRYSNSSSSEVSPSMSYASSLSYISNQAPDTFVSFKDIEGGTYGMPHTLQTPLDQQATCYFLANYVLAPPTGVGRGILTFVLPLLNMPSYQASPLQSAFSAVSMAALAGRPHSRRLSSMANLHYSKALEDLTRAMQDRIAVRQDTTLASAILLAFYEGLVSDDVEMSGFKKHISGATAIVKLRGPQQTQSGVGLSMFEFVRATSIRQYTFVSNISTEDLTWWARQAVCDTVGHQALVLNLQTTLIRAEADSLLKGARTTDKIDKALMLLQRARNMDDELGVWFNRCPPAWRKVVSGSAADVPDDKLALVSAFPGPIYDYPNVWAAGKHINTHVSRLLLNQVIVRCIAWVCAPSDHTLTKEYIDANAIGTEQVADIISSTPYFFGWTGDALSTPYFPCGTSEMPKGLAGVSCMWPLLATGSSRFATKKQRIYIKARLARIAEEMGIRQADVFSKQIMLQSPEPDPANSYCPDTYLHLRK; encoded by the exons ATGGTCAACACGGGGCACCCGAGCAGAGCCTGCAAGCTGTGCCGTGCGAGGAGGATCAAGTGTGACGAAACCAAGCCGTTCTGTCTTAAGTGCGCCAAGTCGAAAAGAGTCTGCCCAGGGTACCGGGACGCTTTCGAGATCAACCTACGGGATGAGACGCAGTCAACCATCCGCAAGGCCAAGTCGGCCGCTCTGCGCAAGGCCATTAGGGAAGGGCGCGCGGCGGAGCaggatgaagaaggcgaaggccATACTCAGGCCAAGGTGATGGAATGGactccgccggcggcaccaccTCCTCGACAGCAACGGGTCAACATCATACCCGTGACGAGTGATGACGATTGGCTGGACAGATACTCGaactcgtcgtcatcggaaGTTTCGCCTTCAATGTCTTATGCTTCGTCGCTGTCGTACATCAGCAACCAAGCGCCCGACACGTTCGTGTCATTCAAAGACATCGAGGGGGGCACATACGGGATGCCGCACACGTTGCAGACGCCCCTCGACCAGCAAGCCACTTGCTACTTCCTCGCCAACTATGTCCTTGCCCCGCCGACAGGCGTCGGACGGGGAATCCTTACCTTTGTCCTCCCGCTGTTGAACATGCCGAGCTACCAAGCCTCTCCGCTGCAGTCGGCCTTTTCTGCCGTGTCGATGGCCGCGCTGGCGGGTAGACCGCACTCGCGACGGCTGTCCTCGATGGCCAACTTACACTATAGCAAGGCTCTCGAAGATCTGACGCGAGCCATGCAGGACAGGATCGCCGTCCGACAGGACACGACACTTGCCTCGGCGATTCTCCTGGCCTTTTACGAAGGGCTGGTGtcggacgacgtcgagatgTCCGGCTTCAAGAAGCACATCTCCGGAGCGACGGCCATTGTGAAGCTGCGAGGGCCTCAGCAAACACAATCCGGTGTGGGTTTGAGCATGTTCGAATTCGTGAGAGCGACATCG ATTCGGCAATACACATTCGTCTCCAACATTTCCACCGAAGACTTGACCTGGTGGGCACGGCAGGCGGTTTGCGACACCGTCGGCCATCAGGCTCTGGTGCTGAACCTCCAGACGACGCTTATCCGGGCAGAGGCCGACAGTCTGCTCAAGGGGGCGCGGACGACTGACAAGATCGACAAGGCCCTGATGCTGTTGCAGAGGGCTCGGaacatggacgacgagctcggcgtgTGGTTCAACCGATGCCCGCCGGCCTGGAGAAAGGTCGTCTCGGGatccgccgccgacgtgccGGACGACAAGCTTGCTCTCGTCTCGGCGTTCCCGGGACCGATCTATGACTATCCGAACGTGTGGGCGGCGGGGAAGCACATCAACACTCACGTGTCGCGTCTGCTGCTCAACCAGGTGATCGTCCGTTGCATCGCTTGGGTCTGCGCGCCGAGCGACCACACCCTCACCAAGGAGTACATCGACGCCAATGCAATCGGCACGGAGCAGGTGGCAGACATCATATCAAGCACGCCCTACTTCTTCGGTTGGACCGGGGACGCACTCAGCACGCCCTACTTCCCTTGCGGGACATCCGAGATGCCCAAAGGGCTGGCTGGTGTGTCCTGTATGTGGCCTCTGCTTGCCACTGGGTCTAGTCGGTTCGCGACCAAGAAGCAGCGAATCTACATCAAAGCCCGGCTAGCAAGAATTGCTGAGGAAATGGGCATTCGCCAAGCTGACGTCTTTTCAAAA CAAATCATGTTGCAATCGCCGGAACCAGACCCAGCAAACAGTTACTGCCCAGACACTTATCTCCATCTACGTAAATAG
- a CDS encoding Major facilitator superfamily transporter produces the protein MASTQDVDNAVAPGDDVTGGNNVVLVQDEKKSSGKVGEQVDILEAEPQKAYYSSVSVWLMVLFSGLAIGSDGYNAAVIGNVELLLAVLYPDDLTTTIYQRLSNAFLIGMIVGMILFGVVSDQLGRKTGAIATTILLVLGISLSTAANGTTTTGMFWMLIIARGIAGVGAGGEYPVSGAGAAEATDEDAKFRKRRGFMFAMLADLSASLGYVWGGLVPLLLLLCVGQQVSKYHIVWRTSFALGMAPPLLIFWFRMRMAVSTAYRKSALRKQRVPYKLALKRYWRPLLGASSTWFLYNWISIPFGIFSSTIISRANVENRLVKTLGWGVVINCFYIPGPFIGGYLSDRIGRRQTMALGFTLQAILGFVLGGAMDPIQRIFPLFVVLYGIFLTLGEVGPGSTVVLIASESFPTSIRGQMMGLISAVSKAGAAIGTQVFTAILNRYTADPSKGNQVAFLIGSGFAVLGAIIALFVIPDTSRHLNDDDDAWKKYLEDNGWDAFWGDEVSQDPSGVVMNKAVS, from the exons ATGGCTTCGACGCAAGATGTCGACAATGCGGTCGCGCCGGGGGATGATGTTACAGGCGGCAACAACGTTGTTCTGGTTCAGGATGAAAAGAAGTCCTCAGGCAAAGTCGGGGAGCAAGTGGACATCCTCGAAGCAGAGCCGCAAAAGGCATACTACAGCAGTGTCTCCGTGTGGCTGATGGTCCTGTTTTCCGGACTTGCAATTGGGTCTGATGGCTA CAATGCTGCAGTGATTGGCAATGTCGAGCTTTTACTCGCGGTTCTTTATCCCGATGACCTGACAACAACCATATATCAAAGACTCTCGAACGCTTTCCTCATTGGCATGATTGTCGGCATGATTCTTTTTGGTGTTGTCAGCGACCAGCTTGGTCGGAAGACAGGCGCCATTGCGACTACAATCTTACTGGTGCTTGGCATATCTTTGTCCACTGCAGCCAATGgaaccaccaccactggCATGTTTTGGATGCTCATCATCGCCCGTGGCATCGCTGGAGTCGGCGCGGGAGGAGAGTATCCAGTGTCTGGCGCCGGCGCAGCCGAAGCGACTGATGAAGATGCCAAGTTTCGCAAAAGACGAGGCTTCATGTTTGCCATGCTTGCAGACTTGTCGGCCAGCCTGGGTTACGTTTGGGGGGGCTTGGTCCCATTGCTTTTGCTACTGTGCGTGGGCCAGCAAGTTTCAAAGTACCACATCGTTTGGAGAACCTCGTTTGCGTTGGGTATGGCGCCGCCTCTTCTGATATTTTGGTTCAGAATGCGCATGGCGGTCTCGACAGCATACCGGAAATCCGCACTGCGAAAACAAAGAGTGCCATACAAGCTAGCCCTGAAACGATATTGGCGACCACTCTTAGGCGCCTCCTCGACTTGGTTCCTGTACAACTGGATTAGTATCCCGTTCGGTATTTTCAGTTCGACCATCATCTCGAGGGCAAACGTCGAAAATAGGCTCGTGAAGACGCTCGGATGGGGCGTGGTAATCAACTGCTTTTATATTCCTGGTCCATTCATCGGAGGCTATCTTTCCGACAGGATTGGCAGACGCCAAACCATGGCCCTGGGCTTTACACTGCAGGCAATCCTAGGTTTCGTTCTTGGAGGCGCAATGGACCCCATTCAACGCATTTTCCCGCTATTCGTCGTTCTCTACGGCATATTCTTGACCCTTGGCGAAGTTGGGCCTGGGAG TACTGTTGTTCTCATTGCTTCCGAGAGTTTTCCTACGTCCATCCGTGGTCAAATGATGGGTCTCATCTCAGCTGTTTCAAAGGCAGGAGCTGCTATCGGAACACAG GTTTTTACCGCGATCCTCAACAGATATACCGCCGACCCTTCAAAGGGTAACCAGGTCGCTTTTCTTATAGGATCTGGATTCGCCGTTTTGGGAGCAATCATTGCGCTCTTTGTAATTCCAGATACCTCCAGGCATTTgaacgatgacgacgatgcttGGAAGAAGTATCTTGAAGACAACGGCTGGGACGCATTCTGGGGCGACGAGGTCAGCCAGGACCCGTCGGGAGTGGTGATGAACAAAGCGGTGTCTTGA
- a CDS encoding Replication factor C translates to MSDYDDEMDVDVPVSKDITFSSDAKQGKRSAANLPVEAEDSLPWVEKYRPVSLADVSGHQDILATINKFVDSNRLPHLLLYGPPGTGKTSTILALARRIYGAENMRQMVLELNASDDRGIDVVREQIKTFASTKQIFTLGPSAKSGGGGSMASYKLIILDEADAMTNTAQMALRRIMEKYTVNTRFCIIANYSHKLSPALLSRCTRFRFSPLKERDIRVLVDKVVEEEHVKILPEATDALVKLSKGDMRRALNVLQACHASSTPLQAKGAPKTAESDIVREMISTETIYNCIAAPQPDAVREILDVLLSTTDVTSCLTTINTLKVARGLALADIITALAEQLATLEVKPEIMIQWLDGLADIEHRVAGGGSEAVQTGAVVGIIRGGAELMSK, encoded by the exons ATGTCCGACTACGACGATGAGATGGACGTCGATGTCCCCGTGTCCAAGGACATCACCTTTTCTTCCGATGCCAAGCAGGGCAAACGCAGCGCTGCCAACCTGCCCGTCGAGGCGGAGGACAGCCTGCCATG GGTTGAAAAGTACCGACCAGTGAGCCTCGCCGACGTGTCTGGTCACCAAGACATCCTCGCGACAATCAACAAGTTTGTCGACTCCAACCgcctcccccacctcctcctctacGGCCCTCCGGGAACGGGCAAGACATCGAcgatcctcgccctcgcgcgACGAATCTACGGTGCCGAAAACATGCGGCAGATGGTCCTCGAGCTCAACGCCTCGGACGACcgcggcatcgacgtcgtGCGCGAGCAGATCAAGACGTTCGCCTCGACGAAACAAATCTTCACCCTCGGCCCCTCGGCCAAatcgggcggcggtggcagtATGGCGTCGTACAagctcatcatcctcgacgaggccgacgccatGACCAACACGGCGCagatggccttgcgccgcaTCATGGAGAAGTACACTGTCAACACGCGGTTCTGCATCATTGCAAACTACTCGCACAAGCTTTCGCCCGCCCTGCTGTCTAGATGCACGCGCTTTCGCTTCAGCCCGCTGAAAGAGCGGGACATCAGGGTGCTGGTGgacaaggtcgtcgaggaggagcacgTCAAGATTCTGCCCGAGGCGACCGACGCCCTTGTGAAGCTCAGCAAGGGCGACATGAGAAGGGCTCTCAACGTGCTCCAGGCATGCCATGCGTCGA GTACACCCCTCCAAGCAAAGGGCGCCCCCAAGACAGCCGAAAGCGACATTGTGAGGGAAATGATCTCGACCGAGACGATATACAACTGCATTGCCGCCCCGCAGCCCGATGCTGTCCGGGAGATCCTGGACGTCCTCCTCAGCACAACGGACGTCACGTCCTGCCTGACGACAATCAACACGTTGAAGGTGGCGCGGGGTTTGGCGCTGGCGGACATTATCACGGCGCTCGCAGAGCAGCTTGCCACGTTGGAGGTCAAGCCGGAGATCATGATTCAGTGGCTGGACGGGCTCGCTGACATTGAGCACCGggtggcgggcggcggcagcgaagCCGTGCAGACGGGGGCCGTCGTGGGCATCATTAGGGGCGGGGCGGAGTTAATGAGTAAATAG
- a CDS encoding Metallopeptidase family M24, whose protein sequence is MGNAEERHGGVSLFPLQQRDRPRARVLRLIATSFVLFAATSFYYLTSFYGRASQYNAFDIAKQCTINNLHSNLSFLDPAVPIAADEFLERRDRLARALVESKVDAFVLEPGYTFQYYGNISQTDWEPWEPEERPFLMLILPEVSPAGIVSAKTAFLSPHFEEGRVRMLGIPSRDAELDIVIWEEHWNPYDILLKSCLFDGRPAKLMVDEEIRDFIVRGLDSAGFQTVGLNAEIELVRQRKSSAEVELLRAVNTGTVAAVRSMRPCLLPGLTEDEVTEILNSALISINFGLFFNIVLFEEHGALPHGGFVTGWKKLTHESMVVIDVGAHYLGYSSDICRSFLIDPPRQRDRSVIDLILQLFGRMSSQHEVHPADPELRAEKFKVWQVVLDAQTAAAAAFRPNNTAASVDIAARTIIENAGYGYGFTHRLGHGIGIKAHESPYLNKWNKAVLLQPGMTFTNEPGIYLENRFGVRHEDIYLVKESGEAELLTGRRATGPYDP, encoded by the exons ATGGGAAATGCAGAGGAGCGTCACGGGGGCGTATCTCTTTTCCCACTTCAGCAGCGCGATAGGCCCCGCGCACGAGTCCTACGGCTTATTGCAACCTCATTTGTCTTGTTTGCTGCTACCTCTTTCTATTACCTGACTTCGTTTTACGGCCGCGCCTCACAATACAATGCCTTTGACATAGCCAAACAGTGTACCATCAACAATCTTCACTCCAATCTATCCTTCCTCGACCCAGCTGTGCCAATCGCTGCAGATGAGTTTCTTGAGCGAAGAGATCGGCTCGCTCGCGCCTTGGTCGAGTCGAAGGTAGACGCCTTTGTTCTGGAGCCTGGTTACACTTTCCA ATACTATGGCAACATCTCACAGACTGACTGGGAGCCCTGGGAGCCCGAAGAGCGACCGTTCCTCATGCTCATTCTGCCCGAGGTATCTCCCGCCGGTATAGTTAGCGCCAAAACGGCTTTTTTGTCACCTCACTTCGAGGAGGGCCGGGTCCGTATGCTAGGAATCCCCTCGAGAGATGCCGAACTGGACATAGTCATTTGGGAAGAGCATTGGAACCCATACGACATTCTGCTCAAATCCTGTCTTTTCGACGGCAGACCTGCAAAGCTCATGGTCGATGAAGAGATCCGCGACTTTATTGTCCGCGGATTGGACTCGGCTGGCTTCCAGACCGTCGGCCTCAACGCTGAAATCGAGCTTGTCAGGCAGCGGAAGAGCTCGGCGGAAGTTGAGCTTCTGCGTGCTGTGAATACCGGTACCGTTGCTGCTGTGAGATCCATGCGGCCATGCCTGCTGCCTGGTCTCACAGAGGATGAAGTGACGGAAATCCTGAACTCGGCACTGATCTCTATCAATTTCGGTCTCTTTTTTAACATTGTACTATTCGAAGAACACGGCGCACTCCCGCATGGTGGATTCGTCACCGGATGGAAAAAGTTGACCCACGAAAGCATGGTCGTGATCGATGTGGGTGCCCACTACCTGGGTTACAGCTCTGATATCTGTCGAAGCTTCCTCATCGATCCACCAAGACAACGAGATCGCTCTGTCATAGACCTGATACTTCAGCTGTTTGGAAGGATGAGCAGTCAACATGAGGTGCACCCCGCGGACCCCGAGTTGCGTGCTGAGAAGTTCAAAGTGTGGCAGGTTGTCCTGGACGCCCAaactgctgctgcagccGCCTTCAGACCAAACAACACAGCAGCGAGTGTTGACATTGCAGCTCGCACGATAATCGAAAACGCAGGATACGGCTATGGATTCACACATCGCTTGGGTCATGGAATCGGCATCAAAG CCCACGAATCGCCGTACTTGAACAAGTGGAATAAGGCTGTTCTTCTTCAGCCTGGAATGACGTTTACAAACGAGCCAGGGATCTACTTGGAAAACCGGTTTGGCGTCAGACACGAAGATATATACTTGGTCAAAGAGTCTGGCGAAGCGGAATTACTTACTGGGCGAAGGGCAACAGGGCCGTACGACCCCTGA
- a CDS encoding Glycosyltransferase family 31 gives MGLKQRRYAVCLNPLVSANMLSRRALTVLALVSVTAVIFLISSRRLGGDWAIEGPNYHPFKAHGPPPPPGSSPSAGPAGSGRPHPPPPTSHQDDGLAQHNVSNQDIPYRPHDPICDTFPDTSNILVIMKTGATESFDKVPTQLMTMLKCLPEYFIFSDLDQTIANYHIRDSLDAVLPEAMEGNKDFDLYLRQKACQADQQSCNKLAESKDEGWNLDKYKNVHIAEKTYRMRPNYDWYIYIDADTYVLWPTLVQWLKNLNPKNKHYLGSVTMIRNFVFGHGGSGYIVSQAAMHDMIANHQNVGNQWDVRASKECCGDYIFALAMKDNADVNVHNVWPTINGEKPFTLPYGPTHWCHPIVTMHHMNAEEISTFWEYEHKRYADPNLPQPPPVMRIKDIYNEFFKPRMQPERADWDNLADDRFYLDESANKHEDWQLGRTKTEDLTAEEKVAHLSFGQCRTACEADSGCFSFQYKDGLCSFAWSWKLGHPVKRPSKDEKRVMSGWAVKKINAWIEKQGECGPVKWPDV, from the exons ATGGGATTGAAGCAAAGACGGTATGCCGTTTGTTTAAATCCTTTAGTTTCCGCCAACATGTTATCCCGCCGCGCCCTTACTGTActcgccctcgtctccgtcactgccgtcatcttcctcatctCCTCGAGGAGACTCGGCGGTGACTGGGCCATCGAGGGCCCCAACTACCACCCTTTCAAGGCCCACGgcccgccccctcctccggGGAGCTCTCCCAGCGCCGGCCCTGCTGGCAGCGGGCGCCctcatccgccgccgccgacaagccaccaagatgacggcctcgcccaGCACAACGTGTCGAACCAAGATATCCCCTATCGTCCCCACGACCCCATCTGCGACACCTTCCCCGACACGAGCAACATCCTCGTTATCATGAAGACGGGCGCCACCGAATCCTTCGACAAGGTGCCCACCCAGCTCATGACTATGCTCAAGTGCCTGCCCGAGTACTTCATCTTCTCCGACCTCGACCAGACCATCGCAAACTACCACATCCGCGAcagcctcgacgccgtccttcCCGAGGCCATGGAAGGAAACAAGGACTTTGACCTCTACCTTCGCCAAAAGGCATGCCAGGCCGATCAGCAGAGCTGCAAcaagctggccgagagcAAGGATGAGGGCTGGAATCTCGACAAGTACAAGAACGTCCACATCGCCGAGAAGACATATCGCATGCGTCCCAACTATGACTGGTACATCTACATTGATGCCGATACCTACGTTCTCTGGCCTACACTCGTCCAGTGGCTCAAGAACCTTAACCCCAAGAACAAGCACTACCTCGGCAGTGTCACCATGATCCGCAACTTCGTCTTCGGTCACGGCGGCAGTGGCTACATCGTCTCGCAGGCCGCCATGCATGACATGATTGCCAATCACCAGAACGTCGGCAACCAGTGGGACGTCCGCGCGAGCAAGGAGTGCTGCGGAGACTATATCTTTGCGCTGGCCATGAAGGACAACGCTGACGTAAACGTTCACAATGTG TGGCCGACAATCAACGGCGAGAAACCCTTTACCCTTCCCTACGGCCCAACGCACTGGTGTCATCCCATTGTCACGATGCATCACATGAATGCTGAAGAGATCTCGACATTCTGGGAATACGAACACAAGCGCTACGCCGACCCCAATCTGCCACAGCCGCCTCCCGTTATGCGCATCAAGGACATCTACAACGAGTTCTTCAAGCCGCGCATGCAGCCCGAACGCGCCGACTGGGACAACCTTGCCGACGACCGATTCTATCTCGACGAATCTGCCAACAAGCACGAAGACTGGCAACTTGGCCGCACCAAGACAGAAGACCtcaccgccgaggagaaggtcgcCCACCTCTCCTTCGGCCAATGTCGCACGGCTTGCGAGGCTGACAGTGGCTGCTTCTCATTCCAGTACAAGGACGGCCTCTGTAGCTTCGCTTGGTCGTGGAAACTCGGTCATCCCGTCAAACGCCCATCCAAGGATGAGAAGCGCGTCATGTCGGGCTGGGCCGTCAAAAAGATCAATGCCTGGATCGAGAAGCAGGGCGAGTGCGGCCCCGTTAAGTGGCCCGATGTTTGA